Proteins from one Paraburkholderia acidisoli genomic window:
- a CDS encoding LysR substrate-binding domain-containing protein — protein MSLVNLDIELLRTFVAIVERESFAAAADAVHRTQSAVTQQMQRLETQIDKPLFRKQGREKRLTEDGLKLLEYSRRLLALNDEACSAISGSTLTGEVRLGAPVDVADSMLPNLLQRFSKMFPSLRMTIDVGRSPFLMEAMKRGEIDMAISPREHPEFRRITLRTSPAVWICAADYRYDRTEPLDLIIADEPSLFRRTALDHLERAGIAWRITYVAPTLPGIRAAVRAGLGVTARSVEMMSPDFRVLGELDGLPRLPDVTYNLYLGAAPNLAARRLFDSLEAVRM, from the coding sequence ATGAGCCTCGTCAATCTGGATATCGAACTGCTGCGCACCTTCGTGGCGATCGTCGAACGCGAGTCGTTCGCCGCCGCGGCCGACGCCGTGCATCGCACGCAATCGGCCGTCACGCAGCAGATGCAGCGGCTGGAAACGCAGATCGACAAGCCTCTGTTCCGCAAGCAGGGCCGCGAAAAACGCCTCACCGAAGACGGCCTCAAGTTGCTCGAATACTCGCGCCGCCTGCTCGCGCTCAACGACGAAGCGTGCTCGGCGATCTCGGGCTCGACGCTGACCGGCGAAGTGCGACTGGGGGCGCCCGTGGACGTGGCGGATTCGATGCTGCCTAATCTCTTGCAGCGTTTCTCGAAGATGTTTCCGAGCCTGCGCATGACGATCGATGTCGGCCGCAGCCCGTTTCTCATGGAGGCGATGAAGCGCGGCGAAATCGACATGGCGATCTCGCCGCGCGAGCATCCGGAATTCCGGCGCATCACGCTGCGCACTTCGCCGGCCGTGTGGATCTGTGCCGCCGACTATCGCTACGACCGCACGGAGCCGCTCGATCTGATCATCGCCGACGAACCGAGCCTGTTTCGCCGCACCGCGCTCGATCATCTCGAACGCGCGGGCATTGCGTGGCGCATCACGTACGTCGCGCCAACTTTGCCGGGCATCCGCGCCGCCGTGCGCGCGGGACTCGGCGTGACCGCGCGTTCGGTCGAAATGATGAGCCCGGACTTTCGCGTGCTCGGCGAACTCGACGGCTTGCCGCGTCTGCCCGACGTCACGTACAACCTCTATCTCGGCGCCGCGCCCAATCTGGCCGCGCGGCGGTTGTTCGATTCGCTCGAAGCCGTGCGCATGTGA